The following proteins are co-located in the Betta splendens chromosome 9, fBetSpl5.4, whole genome shotgun sequence genome:
- the dhx57 gene encoding putative ATP-dependent RNA helicase DHX57: MNARKRGGKPNRGGGRFNKPRGGGGGGGGRKGGAACWEDGDDFSVDFRSSHSSRPGKGRGGGGRGGGRGRGRGDRDRDGDGHGRQDEKSSGKALPRSLARTRTCSKSGVGVSSEASNAPLQKIFMTNENQEQLKELLRELQTQDFDDPYDDCDSDYSGGDENEEEYDELDHREEGQFWTTNDEPVERAESPASENECDDERPPPEPVISLFAIGKLCRYGFDRERSKQALECNGGDFGATLEQLLHQVFTERFGQKALSPDSFEGASMEECLSQRQEEALALTAIYGERFHERIANTVWTVTLDLPFLSDQTKGPVGGQREGGSVKVRDVCKFYMKDQTCRFGSKCKFKHQLPTKGFSPTDPMGPSQPGFSSYSPPEYELEVRFPKGSCYPFQPPTVAFSTNDESVGASGRLSVTERLFGEALAAAKSGEPVVYTLITLCEEEVTMKELLAVSHHKYSSPPPVVVISPPPLTTAKTRSVRSSASEESRSSSYHTNRRSLPTTNQRPIETKETGETEESDDREEEEEDEVVPVESESYVNLRKKTANKQHLKMDNLLQENVQLCREFQRKRSSRRFRSMLEERKHLPAWQEKENILDQLDKRQVLVVSGMTGCGKTTQIPQFILDASLGGPAEHVANIICTQPRRISAISVAQRVAQERAERLGNSVGYQIRLESVRTSATRLLYCTTGVLLRRLEGEADLKGVTHVIVDEVHERTEESDFLLLVLKDLIVQRPDLKVILMSATLNANLFSEYFYNCPTIHIPGRTFPVDQFFLEDAIAKTGYVIEDGSPYRRSGKQNTSSASGRGHKVDLRDVAGDSGDDWNFMSFCKKDFVKDSIPDKQLSLQDLTVRYKDSKKSVLKTLAVMDLDKINMDLVESLLEWIVEGKHNYRSGAVLVFLPGLAEIKALYEQLQCNRMFNNRGSSRCAVYPLHSTLSNEEQQAVFSRPPEGVTKIIISTNIAETSVTIDDVVYVIDSGRMKEKRYDASKSMESLEDSWVSRANALQRKGRAGRVASGVCFHLFTSHCFHHQLAEQQLPEIQRAPLEQLCLRIKILDAFAEQTLESVFSRLIEPPTVGSLDAAERRLQDLGALTADEKLTPLGYHLACLPVDVRIGKLMLFGAIFRCLDPALTIAASLAFKTPFVSPWDKREEANEKKLAFAVANSDHLALLQAYKGWCSAAKNGSQAGFLYCRENFLSWRGLQEIASLKRQFAELLSDIGFIKEGLRARTIERMCSKGTDGVLDATGPEANLNCENIRLMSAMLCAALYPNVVKVHAPQGSYKMTSKGAMKMQPKANELRFTTRSDGPVHVHPSSVNYTARHYDSPYLVYHEKVKTSRVFIRDCSTASVYPLVLFGGGQVSVEMHKGEFVISLDDGWIRFAASSHQVAELVKELRWELDQLLEDKIKQPSMDLCSCPRGSRIIHMIVHLISTQ, encoded by the exons ATGAATGCTAGGAAAAGAGGTGGAAAGCCCAACAGGGGAGGGGGCAGATTTAACAagccaagaggaggaggaggtggtggaggaggaagaaaaggaggagctgCTTGCTGGGAAGATGGCGATGATTTCAGTGTTGATTTTAGATCTTCTCATTCTAGCAG ACCCGGCAAGggacgaggaggcggaggacgaggaggcggcaGGGGTCGAGGAAGgggagatagagatagagacgGAGATGGGCACGGAAGACAGGATGAGAAAAGCAGTGGCAAGGCTCTCCCAAGGTCCCTGGCAAGGACGAGAACGTGCTCAAAATCAGGCGTTGGTGTCAGTTCAGAAGCGAGCAATGCGCCCTTGCAGAAGATCTTCATGACTAACGAGAACCAAGAACAACTCAAGGAACTGCTGCGGGAACTGCAGACCCAGGATTTTGATGACCCTTACGA CGACTGCGATTCGGATTATTCAGGGGGAGATGAGAACGAGGAGGAATACGATGAGTTGGATCACCGCGAGGAAGGACAGTTTTGGACCACTAACGACGAGCCCGTGGAAAGAGCCGAGAGCCCAGCATCCGAGAATGAGTGCGACGACGAACGGCCTCCCCCCGAGCCCGTCATCTCCTTATTTGCTATAGGAAAACTATGCAG GTACGGGTTTGACAGAGAGCGCAGCAAACAGGCGCTAGAGTGCAACGGAGGTGATTTTGGTGCAACTTTAGAACAACTCCTCCATCAGGTTTTCACCGAGCGCTTCGGCCAAAAAGCACTTTCTCCAGATAGCTTCGAGGGAGCGTCTATGGAGGAGTGCTTGAgtcagagacaggaggaggctcTGGCTCTAACTGCCATTTATGGCGAGCGCTTCCATGAACGCATCGCTAACACAGTGTGGACAGTGACCCTGGACCTTCCGTTTCTCTCTGATCAAACAAAAGGGCCAGTTGGTGGTCAAAGAGAAGGAGGTTCCGTTAAAGTTCGGGATGTCTGTAAATTCTACATGAAAGATCAAACTTGTCGGTTTGGGAGCAAATGCAAGTTTAAACATCAGCTTCCCACAAAAGGGTTCAGTCCCACAGACCCAATGGGCCCGAGCCAGCCCGGATTCAGCAGTTACTCTCCCCCTGAGTACGAACTAGAGGTCCGTTTCCCCAAAGGAAGCTGTTACCCATTTCAGCCACCTACAGTCGCCTTTAGCACCAATGACGAGTCCGTTGGGGCTTCCGGGAGGCTCAGCGTGACAGAGAGATTATTTGGAGAGGCGCTGGCTGCGGCAAAGAGCGGTGAACCCGTTGTTTACACTCTGATCACATTGTGTGAGGAAGAAGTTACTATGAAGGAACTGCTGGCCGTCAGTCATCACAAATACAGTTCCCCACCGCCTGTCGTGGTGATCTCGCCACCCCCTCTCACCACGGCAAAGACTAGAAGCGTGAGGAGCAGCGCGTCAGAAGAAAGTAGGAGTAGCAGTTATCACACCAACAGAAGGAGTCTTCCAACTACCAACCAGAGACCCATAGAAA CCAAAGAGACAGGGGAGACAGAGGAGTCAGacgacagagaggaggaagaggaggatgaggtcgTTCCGGTCGAGAGTGAGAGTTATGTTAATCTGAGGAAGAAAACAGCGAATAAGCAGCACCTGAAAATGGATAACTTACTGCAAGAAAACGTCCAGCTCTGCCGGGAGTTCCAGAGGAAACGG TCATCGAGGCGCTTCAGGTCcatgctggaggagaggaagcatcTCCCAGCCTGGCAAGAGAAAGAGAATATTCTAGACCAGTTGGATAAGCGTCAAGTGCTGGTGGTCAGTGGGATGACAGG GTGTGGCAAGACAACACAGATTCCGCAGTTCATTCTGGATGCATCTCTAGGCGGTCCAGCAGAGCACGTGGCCAACATCATTTGTACCCAGCCGCGCCGCATCTCTGCCATCTCTGTGGCTCAGAGAGTAGCACAGGAGCGGGCGGAGCGCCTGGGCAACTCGGTGGGCTACCAGATCCGCCTGGAGAGCGTGAGG ACTTCTGCCACCAGACTGCTGTACTGCACCACCGGCGTGCTGCTGAGGAGGCTGGAGGGCGAGGCCGACCTTAAAGGCGTCACGCACGTCATTGTAGACGAGGTGCACGAGCGCACGGAGGAGAG CGACTTTCTGTTACTGGTGCTCAAAGATCTCATTGTCCAGAGACCTGACCTGAAGGTCATTCTAATGAGCGCCACCCTCAACGCCAACCTCTTTTCTGAGTATTTCTACAACTGCCCCACCATCCACATACCGG GACGTACTTTTCCTGTTGACCAGTTTTTTCTGGAAGACGCTATCGCTAAAACCGG ATATGTCATCGAGGACGGCAGTCCTTACAGGCGCTCGGGGAAACAGAATACATCTTCCGCAAGCGGACGAGGGCACAAAGTCGACCTGAGGGACGTGGCGGGCGACTCGGGCGACGATTGGAACTTTATGTCTTTTTGTAAGAAGGACTTTGTGAAGGACTCTATTCCGGACaagcagctcagcctgcaggatCTCACAGTCCGATACAAAG ATAGTAAGAAGTCTGTGCTGAAGACCTTGGCTGTAATGGACCTGGACAAGATCAACATGGACCTGGTAGAGAGTCTCCTGGAGTGGATCGTAGAGGGAAAACACAACTACC GTTCAGGTGCAGTGCTGGTGTTTCTGCCAGGTCTGGCCGAGATCAAGGCGCTGTACGAACAGCTCCAGTGTAACAGGATGTTCAACAACAGGGGGTCAAGCAG GTGCGCGGTGTACCCACTTCACTCAACTTTGTCcaatgaggagcagcaggcggtTTTCAGTCGGCCTCCAGAGGGCGTCACGAAGATCATCATCTCCACGAACATTGCAGAGACCTCAGTCACCATAGACGATGTGGTATACGTAATCGACTCTGGCAGGATGAAGGAGAAGCG GTATGACGCTTCTAAAAGCATGGAGAGCCTGGAGGACTCGTGGGTGTCCCGGGCGAACGCTCTGCAGAGGAAGGGCCGTGCGGGTCGTGTGGCTTCGGGCGTGTGCTTCCACCTCTTCACCAGCCACTGCTTCCATCACCAGCTGGCGGAACAACAGCTGCCCGAGATCCAAAGAGCGCCCctggagcagctctgcctccg AATCAAGATCCTGGACGCGTTTGCCGAGCAGACCTTGGAGTCCGTCTTCTCCCGGCTCATCGAGCCCCCCACCGTGGGGAGCCTGGACGCGGCCGAGCGGCGCCTTCAGGATCTGGGAGCTTTGACGGCGGACGAGAAGCTGACTCCGCTGGGCTACCACCTGGCCTGCCTGCCCGTCGACGTGCGTATCGGCAAGCTCATGCTGTTCGGCGCCATCTTCCGCTGCCTCGACCCGGCGCTCACCATCGCCGCCAGTCTGGCCTTTAAGACACCGTTT gtGTCGCCGTGGGATAAAAGAGAGGAAGCCAATGAGAAGAAACTGGCCTTTGCAGTGGCCAATAGCGACCATCTAGCTTTGCTACAGGCATACAAG GGCTGGTGCTCCGCGGCAAAGAACGGCAGCCAGGCCGGCTTCCTTTactgcagggagaacttcctctCTTGGCGAGGGTTACAG GAGATTGCCAGTCTGAAGAGACAGTTTGctgagcttctctctgacaTAGGCTTCATCAAAGAAGGACTGAGGGCCAGGACTATAGAGCGCATGTGCTCCAAAGGCACCGACGGCGTTCTGGATGCTACCGGCCCCGAG GCCAATCTGAACTGTGAAAACATCCGGTTAATGTCTGCCATGCTTTGCGCCGCCCTCTATCCGAACGTGGTGAAG gtccACGCTCCTCAGGGCAGTTACAAGATGACCAGTAAAGGAGCCATGAAGATGCAGCCCAAAGCCAATGAGCTCCGCTTCACGACCAGGAGCGACGGCCCCGTGCACGTGCACCCCTCGTCCGTCAACTACACG GCCCGTCACTATGACAGCCCGTACCTGGTGTACCACGAGAAGGTGAAGACGAGCCGCGTGTTCATCAGGGACTGCAGCACAGCGTCCGTCTACCCCCTGGTGTTGTTCGGAGGTGGACAGGTCAGCGTGGAGATGCATAAAGGAGAGTTTGTCATCTCGCTGGATGACGGATGGATCCGATTCGCCGCCTCCTCTCATCAG gttGCCGAGCTGGTGAAAGAGCTGCGCTGGGAGCTCGACCAGCTTCTGGAGGACAAGATCAAGCAACCAAGCATGGACCTGTGCAGCTGCCCCCGCGGCTCCCGCATCATCCACATGATAGTCCACCTCATTTCTACACAGTAG
- the LOC114861268 gene encoding MORN repeat-containing protein 2-like, producing the protein MSVEGRVKVSYAFPNGDRYEGECCTSASGVMMRSGTGRHISANGLKYTGEWHEDKMHGRGTLQHPSGALYEGEFKDGVYHGAGTYTFPDGSTYKGHFHENKLEGEGVFSDARGLLWTGQFHGKAALGLKMQHNI; encoded by the exons ATGTCTG TAGAAGGACGTGTGAAGGTGTCCTACGCTTTCCCAAACGGGGACAGATATG AGGGCGAgtgctgcacatctgcatcagGAGTGATGATGAGGAGCGGCACCGGTCGACACATTTCAGCCAATGGGCTCAAATACACAGGAGAGTGGCACGAGGACAAG ATGCATGGCAGAGGGACCCTCCAGCATCCCTCTGGAGCTCTGTATGAAGGAGAATTCAAAGACGGCGTGTACCACGGCGCGGGGACGTACACCTTCCCAGACGGCTCCACTTACAAAGGGCACTTTCACGAGAACAA GCTGGAAGGTGAAGGAGTGTTCAGCGACGCACGAGGACTGCTTTGGACGGGGCAGTTCCATGGCAAAGCAGCGCTGGGCCTCAAAATGCAGCACAACATTTAG